In the Salvelinus sp. IW2-2015 unplaced genomic scaffold, ASM291031v2 Un_scaffold933, whole genome shotgun sequence genome, ATAGGCGGCAGGAGgagttttattttgtatttatcctATGGCAGAGGATGCTCAGGAATATTCTACTGCTGATGATTTTAAATCAGCCACATCCCCTTTGAACCAGCTGTTGTTGGGTGAAAAAAGCATTCACAGATTTAAAAACGACGAactacttttaaaaatatatacttttatgTATAAACATCCTtttacaaaatattttattttcgcCTCCTCTCCTCGATTTAccttttgacctttttcaaaaagaGTCGAGTAGAGGTCGTAGGAGACAaagtgaggaatcaaggaaattaAAGTGCGATTCTCCTAGTGTCTGTCTCCCAAACCTCTTAGGCTCACCTGGTTCAGTTGGTTTACTAATCAGCTGGGTAGTCAGGAAAGAGGTTTTGGGAAACACTGTCGACGTGAATGAACATTGTCTAACATCCCGAACCACTTCCTTTTCCAGATAGGAGAACATGATGACTCCAAAGCGTTCATTCTGGATATTTCATGGCCTGAGATGTATCCTGAAACGGCACCTGAAATTTCTCTAGGTGgctttttcaacaaaaaaatgtaagtaacCATTGACACTGTACAATACTTATTGTGGTTGTTCTAATTTATGGTACTACCATGCCATATTCCTACGTTTGGGTCATGATCCACCAATGCAATACAGTGAGCCTGTAAAGATACAAAATAACTTAATATATGAAGTTGTCTAATTCCTGAGGTAATTACATTGAGTTGATCCTGTCCTCTGTGGCTCTTTTGGTCGAGCATGGCACTTATAttaatgccaggatagtgggtttagATTCCTCCTGGAGCCACTCATGcagaaaatgtatgcacgcaagACTTGACTGTACGTCGCTTTTTGGATAAAAACACCAGCTAAATGGCGTTTTATTCTAAATGATTCTCTTATCAGATCTTCAGAGACCAAGCAGCTGATCATCTCTGGgttggaggagcaggtggaggccAACCTGGGCACTGCCATGATGTACACCCTGTTCGAGTGGGCCAAAGACAACCAGGAAGCTCTGATGGAGAACCACCAAGCCGTGGTCACTGCCGTGGTCagtgtgttacacacacacacaaccatagaaatagaatgacttgGAAGGGACTTTCCGTTCGAGTCGGTTTAGTATTTATATACACATTGTGCTCATTAACCAGTGGTGACCTGTTTTTCCCAGACGCTGACATCTAACAGTGATCTCAACGCCCCAgccaagaagaaagagaagaaggaacAGCTGACCAAATCACAGAAGAGGAAGATAACATGTAGAACTGGTAAGGACTGAAATGACTTGAGTATTTACTTTCCGTCATCAAATTACTATTTTTAGTCGAGGCCTATTGATATTTAAACAGTGCTATTCACACGATACTGTTTCAACAGATAACAAGGGGGAGCTCCCCAGAGGCTGGGACTGGGTCGACGTCATCAAGGTATATTCCGTTCAGTCCGTTAACGGCAGTTGATTTTGTGCCGACTAGTTTTGTTGTCCTGTAtgatttttcattttatttcataAGACCACCCGTGCTTTTGATAGCACCATTGCTGCCAATAGCGCCATTGTTCATCATTTTAATGTCTCTCCTTTCTTGCATCTTCAACTTGTTGAACATGACACTCCAGCATGTAAGTACATTGGAAAAACGATACATATTTCgcaatatacatttaaaaaaaacatgcccCATCTGAGCTTACTGTGGTTTCTAAATGCGGTTCTCTATATTGTCGTTTTTCAGTTGAGCAGAACAGGCGGTAAAGAGGAAGACTAGAATGccgtggaggaggtggagaggtctCTGGTACTGCTTTTACCAGGAAGTGAAGTCTCCCGACCTCACTCAGACCACCTGACCTGGCCGCTGCTCTGTAGACTCCTTCCAGTCTGCCCCAAGACACCACACTCAAGACGGACGCTTTTTCGCTCCAAGGGAAGACGGGGTGCTCTACACCTGAACACAATCAATAGTTGTCAAAGCTGTCATTTTGAGAGGGTGTCACATGCAGGTGGTTTAGTGTCATATCGGAAGGAGTTTAAAATGtggctttttttttatttttatgaactgTTTTCATTTGCTTGGAAGAGACCCCAAATGTGTGTGACTAATTTTGGTTTTAACGGTGGTGATGACGGTGAATTGCAGTGTGAGCTGCATAGAAACAACGAAGGCTTGTAAGGGGTGTGTGCTAGTATTTGTGCTGTCGAAGTGAGTGAATGGTGAAGGGGTGGCAGTGTCATCTGTTTTCACTAGTACTGTATGCTTGTCGAAGTGGAATGATCTGGAATTCTTGTTACCATGGGCCAGACTTACATGTACTGGCATCACTGCCAGGGAATTGAAAATAGGTCCACTGTGAGACCGGTTCAGTTGCTAGGCATCAGGAGCTGTAAAACGTGCTTTACCAGGGGTGTCAACATATGGCTGTATGACTTTAGGATCCTCAGTGTATCATGATGTGGTGTGGAACATAAACTCAACATGTTATGAAGGACACAACAACTGAATATGTGATATTGTGCCCCTTTAATTTAGAGACGTGCTGGAGAAACattcgttttttttaaataaaaaatgattactACGATATTGTTCTTACATTTATTTTAGCTTGTCCATGTTTCCCAACTAAAAATACACCCTGGCATAATGTACAGTGTATTTTATGTGCTGTTGTCGTTTTGATAAAGggaaagacacagagaaacagctTAATGTGAATACCAAATACTTTATCCCCTTGCAACAGTTTTGTGGGGGTAGGATATTTGGTTCCCATGGCGATGTATCTGAATAGTATCTAGAGGTAGAAAACATAGTAATGAATAGGAGGCCCGCCTAAAGCTTATTTTGCTACGTCATTAAAGCCATGTCCGAAATTGAACTTTTTTTGAATATACGGACGCATTCTTTAACCGAGGTGTAAGTAAAAGCACTGTTAACTCTATCCAATTATGCGTTTATACGTACCGGCTCAGTGCGCCT is a window encoding:
- the rwdd gene encoding RWD domain-containing protein 4, producing the protein MTANEDQEMELEALRSIYEGDECFKEVSPVSFQFRIGEHDDSKAFILDISWPEMYPETAPEISLGGFFNKKISSETKQLIISGLEEQVEANLGTAMMYTLFEWAKDNQEALMENHQAVVTAVTLTSNSDLNAPAKKKEKKEQLTKSQKRKITCRTDNKGELPRGWDWVDVIKVYSVQSVNGS